Sequence from the Pelotomaculum isophthalicicum JI genome:
AGATGGAACTCGCGACGATTTTCGCAGGTATAACCAAACTTACCGGCAGCGGCGTGGAAGTGACTTTAAGAGACAATAACGCCTCACCCAAATTCACCGACAATCCCAACGCCAATCTCGTTCATGATGAAGACATATTAAGAGTAGTGAACGAACTGAAAGCGGCGGGGGCCGAGGCTGTCGCGATTAATGGCCAGCGTGTGATAGCCGCCACCGAGATCAGCTGCAACGGACCCACTATCAGAATAAATAAAAAGGCGCTTGCTCCTCCTTTTGTCATAACTGCCATTGGCAGCCCTGAAACCTTGGAAAGCGCCTTGAAGATGAGGGGCGGTGTAGTTGACTACTTGCAGTTTTTCGGCATCCAGATTTCAGTTAAGAAGCTGGAACAGCTTACAATCCCGGCTTATTCCGGGAGCATCAAGTCGGATTATATAGTTGAAAAGGATATTGACACTTAGGGTGATGCGTTAAGTGAAATCAAAAATAGAGAGATCAGAGAGAGGTTTTAATCTGAATAAGGTTTTTTTCTTGTCAATTTCCTTCGTTGCCGTTTTGTCCGGAGTGCTCCTGGGCTACCAGTTTCGCGCCACCAGCGCCGGCAATATTGTTGTCCCCCGGGATAGAGAGCAGGAATTGGCTTTGGAGAAAAAAAGCTTGGTAGAGGATTTGCATGAGCTGCAGGTTGAAATTTCTGATCTGTCAGTCAAACTGGAGCAAGCCGGGATAGGGCAAAGCGAGGCTAATGAAGCGATGGAAAGAGAACTAGCCAGAATAAGACGATTTGCCGGTTTAGCCCCAGTGTCCGGGCCGGGAGTGGAGTTGGTTGCGCAAATTCGCCCGGAACAGGACGGGTCCGGTACCGCCTATGAACTAAAAGATATTGCAGACCAACATCTTTTAACAATTGTTAACGAATTGAACAAGGCGGGGGCGGAAGCCATAGCCATAAATGGCCAGCGGATCACGCCCATCAGCGAGATACGCCTGGCCGGCAACCACATCAACGTTAACGGGACTCCCATATCACCTCCTTACCATATCATCGCCATCGGCAATGCCTCTGCTCTGAAGAGCAGGCTGGAATTGAAAGGTGGCCTTGCCGAAAGTCTCCTAAGCAATTATGGCATTTCAGTCGAAACGCAGGAAAAAAATGAGGTTGTGATACCGGCTTTTGCAGGGGAGCTGAATTTTGAATATGCGAAACCTGTTAAAGAGAATTAATCCCGTACGGTTATTCGACGACAATGGCGGCAATCGTTTTTCTTCTAAGTCTGGCGCCAGGCCATAAAATCCCGGCACGAAGTATAACCGTAAAAACCGAACAGATCCTCCCTTGCGGGAAGCAATTCCACTACCTTTTCCGGCTGTCCGCCGTTGGCCCCGATTATCCAGATGGCATTATCCCGTACATACAGGACATGGTCTCCATCTTTTGACCAGACTGGCTGGTACACGCCCGTTCCGGCGTCCGTCAGGGGGTGAGCGCCGGAGCCGTCCGAATTCTGGACCCAGAGTGTGCGTGTCGCCACCCAGGCAGCCAGTTCCCCGTCGTTATCAAAGCCCCACACCTGATCGCCCAGGTTCTTGGCGGCCACGAAAGCGATGCGGCTGCCGTCCGGAGAGAATGAGGGGTCGATAGCGACACTGCCTTCTGGATTCTTAAGCTTCTGAACGATCCCGGACGCCAGGTCTATAGTGGCCAGGCTTTTTCTTGACCAGACAATACGCCAGTCGCCCGTCACCATCAGCAGGCTCCCCTGCGGTGACAAGGACTGCCACCCTTTGTGAGCAAGACCGGTACTGAGGAGTTTAGGTTCGGCATCTCCCAGCCGAAAGCTCCATAAACCCATTCCGTCAGCCGCCAAGGAAGCTGAGTGTAATGGGTCCAACCAATATAGCAAACCTTTACCGTCGGGCCACCAGGCAGCTACCTGTATACCGGCCTGTGGAACCACCAGTCGCTGAACAGGCTGACCGCCATCAACATCAATGGTATAAAGTGCATCACTGCGGTCCTGTGGTTCATCCGACGGCAGCGTAACATTGTAAGCCAGGGACTTGCCGTCAGGCGACCAGGTCAAATGAAACGTTCCTTCGGACTGGACCAGCCGGCGCGGTTCACCGTTCGCCGGTACCAACCAGACGCCATTTTGTATGGCTACCGCCAGCACGTTATCAATGGGCGACCAAAAAAATCTCTGGCGACCGACAGGCTCGGGCAGCCCCTGAACCTGGTGGGCCAGCGAACCGTCCCGGCGTACCAGCCAAAGCGGGCCGGTACCGGCATCTTGATCGGTGACGCGGATAAACGCCAGCCACTGGCCGTCGTAAGACCAGGCTGGTTGCAACGCCCTGCCGGACCCGGTCAGTTGCTTGACCTCTCCCGTTTCGCCATCAAGCGCGTAGAGCAAACCCTGCCGGATGAAAGCCAGGTCGCCTTGATCCTTGAAGGCGGCTGTATTCACATCCGGGGGATCCGTTACTGGATTGCTGGAGTCCACTGGTGTTGCTACAGCCAGGGTTTTTAAAGTTTGATTTAAAATGGTCGCTAGCTCCGCGCGAGTTATCTTTTCGTCAGGTTTGAATTCGCTGCCGGTGTACCTCATTATACTGGTGTTGAAGACAAAGCTGATATCAGATTGTTGTTTTTGGGTCAAATTAGTTGTATCAATATAATTCGGCCACATCATGGTGGTAATAACCGACAGCTTTTTTGCCGCAAAAGAGTCAGCTATCGCACTGGCTACTTCTGCTCTAGTGACAGCTTCATAAGGTTTAAACTTTCTGCCGGTGATATTAAAGATATTTTTATAGCCCATAATCATTGAAGCTTTACTATACCATATATTGTCCTCCACATCGTCATACAAGTCAGAAGGGACAGGTGCTTTTATAAACTTTAAGTCATCATAATTCAAATCGAAGGTTTTAATTAAACATACTGCCAGTTGCGCCCGGTCAACAAATTCGTCCGGGTTGAATTTATTGCCTCCTGTACCAATCATTATCCCTTTTTCGTAAACGGCTTCAATGTCAGCGGAAGCCTGGTGCGACTGAATGTCGTCAAAGGGTATCCGGGCAAAACCCGCGTGCGGGACTATCAGAAGAGTTGATACTAACAAAAAAATTAACAAAGCTCTTTTCATGGTTCTCCTCTTTCTTCACTTGTATTTAAAATGTTGGACGATTGAGAGTACTAAAAGGTTCATCATGTCATGGTAAAATAGCGTGGAAAAAGGGGACATGGCTTACGTTCATGGCCCCGGTGGGTGGAACGCATGGGTTTATAAAAAAGATATCGTCTTTCATCCTTTTTGATCCTTAATGATCACCAGGAGGATGAGCGACGCCTCGTTGATTAAAATAATGCCAGCTGTGCTTCGCATAACAGTTTTTTTCTGTAAAGGTTATTTGTTTCAGAGGCTAACAGAGCTTGGGTGGAGAAATTATATTTTTAAAATGCTTTCTGGTAAAATTATGGAGGTAATCCTTATATGTATGAGACAATACGATTTGATCAAGTGGCAGACTTGTATGATCACTATGTGAATGTCGATTTTGATATTGATTTCTTTCTTAAAGAAGCTAAGAAGGCAAAAGGCAAGATATTAGAATTAACATCGGGTACCGGCAGAGTATCCATGCCCCTGTTAAACGCCGGTATAGATCTAACTTGTGTCGATTACTCAGGAGAGATGCTGGCAGTTCTGAAAAAGAAAATAGAGAAAAGCGGGTTGAACTGCCAAGTGCATAATATGGATATTACCGAGCTTTCATTGGAGAATAAATATGATCTTATTTTAATTCCGTTTAATTCATTATCAGAAATAACAGAGAAAAGAAAACATAAAAAAACTCTTGAAGGAGTATATAATCACCTGACTGAAACCGGGGTGTTTATTTGTACGTTGCATAACCCCAAAATACGTCTTAAGACTATTGATGGTACACTTAGGCATATGGGAAAGTACCAAATTAGTAATGACAGAACATTGATTATGCAGTATATTTTTAATTATAGTGATAAGTCTCAAATAGTAAGCGGGCTGCAATTTTATGAGATTTATGATAATAATAACAATTTAATTGGGAAAAGATATCTTGATGTGAACTTTTATTTGTTTCAAAAGAAAGAATTTGAAGAACTGATAAAATTAGTGGGTTACCAAATTATAGATTTGTACGGAGACTATTCTTATTCCAGATTCGACGAAGAGACCAGTCCATATATGATTTGGAAACTGAAACGATGACAGCAATGATTAGGAAGTGGGGAGTAAAAAATGGTTGCTAAAATGCCCGTTCCCGTTCTGATTGAGAAGCAGCCACAGCTTATGGCTGTAATCACCACTAAAGGTGATCCAAACGTTGTTATGGAAAAAGCTATGCCTGCCTTGTATGGAGCGGTCTATCATTTGAAGTTCCAATTGAAAAAGCAGGGAATAGATTTCAAAGTCGGGAAGTTAATCGGCCGTTGGCCGGATGCTCATCTGGTTCCCCAAAATGAGTGGACGGGCATTTGGGGTTTGCCGGTGCCGTCAGGGACAACTGAGTTGCTGCAAAAGAGTGATGAATATCCAGTGCGGATTGAACTTTGGGAGTATGGCACAGTAGCGGA
This genomic interval carries:
- a CDS encoding DUF881 domain-containing protein — its product is MSTVRLKNIYWSVALASLVLGVILAVQFRITSDMQHNEAIQRTQELAQQVEQMKKEHEVLQTQLLRMRGQLESLSTESLTPQIKEEMELATIFAGITKLTGSGVEVTLRDNNASPKFTDNPNANLVHDEDILRVVNELKAAGAEAVAINGQRVIAATEISCNGPTIRINKKALAPPFVITAIGSPETLESALKMRGGVVDYLQFFGIQISVKKLEQLTIPAYSGSIKSDYIVEKDIDT
- a CDS encoding DUF881 domain-containing protein, whose product is MKSKIERSERGFNLNKVFFLSISFVAVLSGVLLGYQFRATSAGNIVVPRDREQELALEKKSLVEDLHELQVEISDLSVKLEQAGIGQSEANEAMERELARIRRFAGLAPVSGPGVELVAQIRPEQDGSGTAYELKDIADQHLLTIVNELNKAGAEAIAINGQRITPISEIRLAGNHINVNGTPISPPYHIIAIGNASALKSRLELKGGLAESLLSNYGISVETQEKNEVVIPAFAGELNFEYAKPVKEN
- a CDS encoding S-layer homology domain-containing protein yields the protein MKRALLIFLLVSTLLIVPHAGFARIPFDDIQSHQASADIEAVYEKGIMIGTGGNKFNPDEFVDRAQLAVCLIKTFDLNYDDLKFIKAPVPSDLYDDVEDNIWYSKASMIMGYKNIFNITGRKFKPYEAVTRAEVASAIADSFAAKKLSVITTMMWPNYIDTTNLTQKQQSDISFVFNTSIMRYTGSEFKPDEKITRAELATILNQTLKTLAVATPVDSSNPVTDPPDVNTAAFKDQGDLAFIRQGLLYALDGETGEVKQLTGSGRALQPAWSYDGQWLAFIRVTDQDAGTGPLWLVRRDGSLAHQVQGLPEPVGRQRFFWSPIDNVLAVAIQNGVWLVPANGEPRRLVQSEGTFHLTWSPDGKSLAYNVTLPSDEPQDRSDALYTIDVDGGQPVQRLVVPQAGIQVAAWWPDGKGLLYWLDPLHSASLAADGMGLWSFRLGDAEPKLLSTGLAHKGWQSLSPQGSLLMVTGDWRIVWSRKSLATIDLASGIVQKLKNPEGSVAIDPSFSPDGSRIAFVAAKNLGDQVWGFDNDGELAAWVATRTLWVQNSDGSGAHPLTDAGTGVYQPVWSKDGDHVLYVRDNAIWIIGANGGQPEKVVELLPAREDLFGFYGYTSCRDFMAWRQT
- a CDS encoding class I SAM-dependent DNA methyltransferase, yielding MYETIRFDQVADLYDHYVNVDFDIDFFLKEAKKAKGKILELTSGTGRVSMPLLNAGIDLTCVDYSGEMLAVLKKKIEKSGLNCQVHNMDITELSLENKYDLILIPFNSLSEITEKRKHKKTLEGVYNHLTETGVFICTLHNPKIRLKTIDGTLRHMGKYQISNDRTLIMQYIFNYSDKSQIVSGLQFYEIYDNNNNLIGKRYLDVNFYLFQKKEFEELIKLVGYQIIDLYGDYSYSRFDEETSPYMIWKLKR
- a CDS encoding GyrI-like domain-containing protein produces the protein MVAKMPVPVLIEKQPQLMAVITTKGDPNVVMEKAMPALYGAVYHLKFQLKKQGIDFKVGKLIGRWPDAHLVPQNEWTGIWGLPVPSGTTELLQKSDEYPVRIELWEYGTVAEILHVGPYSEEGPAVERLHNFIEENGFEITGSHEEEYLTKPTSKVVKTIIRYPVGKKA